One Hordeum vulgare subsp. vulgare chromosome 4H, MorexV3_pseudomolecules_assembly, whole genome shotgun sequence DNA window includes the following coding sequences:
- the LOC123447241 gene encoding cytosolic sulfotransferase 8-like, with amino-acid sequence MAARDKPCLVGPVPFKDVNGDDDHVISPPDEYADIVSTLPSIGSPDLHLRLYQDVWLFNELVPGFISIQRRFTPRPGDVLLASPPKCGTTWLKALAFATMARAAYPLSDAGHPLLRLNPHECVPFMEALFSAGQEAKLDALPSPRLLHTHMHHSMLPRTFADNPDCKIVFVCREPKDMLVSTWHFIKSAGGSSSSSSFSDLFELACEGKNPYGPIWGHILGYWRASKATPERVLFLRYEEMLADPVTAVRELAWFLGLPFTPAEEAAGLPVDITEMCSIDTMRGLDANKTGSSGTFVKFPHETFFRKGIAGDWVNHMTPEMAKRIDAIVEDKLHGSGLTFSS; translated from the exons ATGGCTGCTCGAGACAAGCCTTGCCTCGTCGGCCCGGTGCCGTTCAAGGACGTGAACGGGGACGACGACCACGTGATCTCCCCGCCGGATGAGTACGCGGACATCGTGTCCACCCTGCCGAGCATCGGCAGCCCGGACCTGCACCTGCGGCTCTACCAGGACGTCTGGCTGTTCAACGAGCTTGTCCCTGGGTTCATCTCCATCCAGCGGCGCTTCACCCCGCGGCCCGGCGACGTGCTCCTCGCAAGCCCCCCCAAATGCGGCACCACCTGGCTCAAGGCGCTCGCCTTCGCAACCATGGCGCGGGCCGCCTACCCGCTCTCCGACGCCGGCCACCCGCTCCTTCGGCTCAACCCGCACGAGTGCGTGCCCTTCATGGAGGCCCTCTTCAGCGCCGGCCAGGAAGCCAAGCTGGACGCGCTGCCGTCGCCTAGGCTCCTGCACACGCACATGCACCACTCCATGCTGCCTCGCACCTTCGCCGACAACCCCGACTGCAAGATCGTCTTCGTCTGCAG GGAGCCCAAGGACATGCTGGTTTCAACGTGGCACTTCATCAAAAGCGcaggtggcagcagcagcagctcatCGTtctccgacctgttcgagctggcATGCGAGGGTAAGAACCCCTATGGCCCCATCTGGGGCCACATTCTTGGCTACTGGAGAGCGAGCAAAGCAACGCCGGAGAGAGTCTTGTTCCTGAGGTACGAAGAGATGTTGGCCGATCCGGTCACCGCCGTCCGGGAGCTCGCGTGGTTCCTCGGCCTGCCGTTCACGCCGGCCGAGGAGGCGGCGGGGTTGCCGGTGGACATCACAGAGATGTGCAGCATCGACACCATGAGAGGCCTGGATgccaacaaaacaggaagcagcgGTACGTTCGTCAAGTTCCCCCATGAAACCTTCTTCAGAAAAGGGATCGCCGGTGATTGGGTGAACCATATGACCCCCGAGATGGCCAAGCGCATCGACGCGATTGTCGAGGACAAGCTCCATGGATCTGGCCTCACCTTCTCGTCTTAA